The genomic region GGTCGGTGTGTTCGGTCTTCTCGATCACCTCTAAATCATACACACGCTTACCACGATAGCTGATGAAGATTGCCAGCAACAAACCAAACAACATGCCTAATGCAGGAATCGCCATCGCCTTCACAACAGACACACCCTCAACATTCAAACCACCATCGGCCACTTTAGCCAACAAAATGTCATTCAGATAAATGCTGCCGAAACCAACCGGTAAGAACATATAAGTCGTCACTAAACCAAAGGTCAGCACACAGGCCACTAAACGACGGTCCAACTGAAGCTTCGACATCACTAACAACAAAGGTGGAATCAGAATCGGAATAAACGCGATGTGAATCGGAATCAGGTTTTGTGAACACACCGCCGCAATCAACAGCATGGCCAGTAAACCATTTTTCAGCCAGATCACTTGTGTTCCTGAAACGTCCTTATTCATACGTTTAAGAATCGCATCTGCTAACAAGTGCGGCAGTCCGGACAGGGAAATGGCCACCGCAAAGCCGCCCAGCAAGGCATAGCTCAAAGCAATATTAGCACCGCCACCTATGCCGGTATTAAATGCTTCCAGAGTGGTATTGATATCCAAACCACCGACCCAGCCACCGACAAAGGCAGCAATGATCATCGACAACATCACGTGCATACGAGCCAGGCTTAACACCAGCATCAATAGCACAGCAACTACGACTGCATTCATTTGTTCATCCCGAAATTTTGTTGAGGTTTTCGTTGAGACTGAAGATCCGAATCAATTACTGACCGGATGGAAAGCGCGGCACAATAGCACAGAAGACTTCGAATTTCTTGACCATTGATCAATTAAAGTCCAAACAGATTGATCCATTGGTCAGGGTTTACCAAACGACATACAAATCTCATTGATCTGTTACTCAGTAAGCCATAGGATGCCCGTTTTCAACCTGGATCAGTACTTAAATGAATCGAGCTGTTTTATCCTCATCCAAAACACCTTTGATCGCCTTGGTGTTAGCCATGTTTATCTGGGCCAGCTCCTTCATTGCATTGAAGATCAGTTTTGAAGTCTTACACCCATCTCAGGTGTTATTTGGCCGAATGTTGGTAGCCAGCCTGTTCTTTCTGGCATTGCTGCGCTGGATGAAGTCTATTCAATATCAGGCCGGTGACTGGAAGTTCATCTTAGCCATGGTGGTGATGGAACCGTGCCTGTATTTCATCTTTGAATCCATCGCCCTGCAAAACACCACTGCTTCTCAAGCCGGCGTGGTGACTTCGCTATTACCTCTGTTAACGGCCATTGGAGCCGTATTGGCACTGAAAGAACAAATGAATCGCACCATGTGGTTTGGTTTCCTGATGGCAATGATCGGCGCGATTATCTTGAGTCTGGGCAGTGAAAGTACC from Litoribrevibacter albus harbors:
- a CDS encoding Na+/H+ antiporter family protein, with amino-acid sequence MNAVVVAVLLMLVLSLARMHVMLSMIIAAFVGGWVGGLDINTTLEAFNTGIGGGANIALSYALLGGFAVAISLSGLPHLLADAILKRMNKDVSGTQVIWLKNGLLAMLLIAAVCSQNLIPIHIAFIPILIPPLLLVMSKLQLDRRLVACVLTFGLVTTYMFLPVGFGSIYLNDILLAKVADGGLNVEGVSVVKAMAIPALGMLFGLLLAIFISYRGKRVYDLEVIEKTEHTDRQYDTKSLLVASLAIVAAFVVQLWLDSMVLGAMAGFIVFSVTGVVRWNESEGVLVDGIKMMASIGFIMIAASGFSEVLKATGHIDAMVTGATGWLDNNQALTAFLLLLVGLLLTMGIGSSFSTIPIIAAIYVPLCIQMGFSPMAIVALIGTAGALGDAGSPASDSTLGPTAGLNADGQHNHMRDTVIPTFLHFNLPLLVAGWVAAMVL
- a CDS encoding DMT family transporter is translated as MNRAVLSSSKTPLIALVLAMFIWASSFIALKISFEVLHPSQVLFGRMLVASLFFLALLRWMKSIQYQAGDWKFILAMVVMEPCLYFIFESIALQNTTASQAGVVTSLLPLLTAIGAVLALKEQMNRTMWFGFLMAMIGAIILSLGSESTESAPNPILGNFFEFLAMVCAAGYTLIVKHLITRYSALFLTALQAWSGVLFFVGPAFYFPMPEEVGLVAIGSILYLGVFVSLGAYGLYNYAMAHVPATQASAFVNLIPVFTVLIAFVVLDERFNLYQLMACGLVIVGLVINRRAG